A single genomic interval of Nonomuraea rubra harbors:
- a CDS encoding polysaccharide deacetylase family protein — MHKSRFFSGIALLALSASGCALAAASPARDVVVPAEPTAIDFVDPATVIGLSTRTLTEGDAPGSRYVHIDYPEFAGATALNRELHAQAERQLRDFRARNREVEPVSPRPELNVDWQLAAASPEAVAVRLRTGEFEGQRWANSTRTFWFDPRTGEATGSTGLLDGHAALARLTALVRDQLKERGNQVERDEVTDEGGAFDSMAFNRHGDLVVEFDDCQVGPCSLGRVAVAVPAGQVAPLLSKLGRQAQESARENRVQGAVSPDFALANSPDAVSNRAGSVDCAKVKCVALTFDDGPGPYTGRLLDLLKEGRARATFFTVGSNAMAQPALLRRMSVEGHLVGNHTWAHRDLSKQGSSKITETLAKTGDAVSAIIGQTPKLVRPPYGAVSQQVGNVAREMGLSLVTWDVDANDQNGGKAKDIADRTVREAHPGAIILMHDIHRETVDAVPDILKRLRGKGYSFVTVPELYGSAGMQAGRLYRSGNELPGKQPLT; from the coding sequence ATGCACAAATCGCGATTCTTCTCCGGAATCGCTCTGCTGGCCCTCTCGGCCTCAGGGTGCGCTCTGGCCGCCGCGTCCCCCGCGAGGGACGTCGTGGTTCCGGCAGAGCCGACGGCGATCGACTTCGTCGACCCCGCGACCGTCATCGGCCTGTCCACCAGGACCCTGACCGAGGGCGACGCCCCGGGCAGCAGGTACGTGCACATCGACTACCCCGAGTTCGCCGGCGCCACCGCGCTCAACCGCGAGCTGCACGCCCAGGCCGAGCGGCAGCTGCGTGACTTCCGGGCCAGGAACCGCGAGGTCGAGCCCGTGAGCCCGCGCCCCGAGCTGAACGTGGACTGGCAACTCGCCGCCGCCTCCCCCGAGGCCGTCGCGGTGCGGCTGCGTACCGGCGAGTTCGAGGGTCAGCGCTGGGCCAACTCCACGCGTACGTTCTGGTTCGACCCGCGCACCGGCGAGGCGACCGGCTCCACCGGGCTGCTGGACGGGCACGCCGCGCTGGCCCGGCTGACGGCGCTGGTCAGGGATCAGCTCAAGGAGCGCGGGAACCAGGTCGAGCGCGACGAGGTGACGGACGAGGGCGGCGCGTTCGACTCGATGGCGTTCAACCGGCACGGGGACCTCGTCGTCGAGTTCGACGACTGCCAGGTCGGGCCGTGCTCGCTGGGCCGGGTGGCCGTGGCGGTGCCGGCCGGGCAGGTGGCACCGTTGCTGTCGAAGCTGGGGCGGCAGGCGCAGGAGAGCGCGCGGGAGAATCGCGTCCAAGGTGCGGTCAGCCCGGACTTCGCCCTCGCGAACAGCCCCGACGCCGTCAGCAACCGGGCGGGGAGCGTGGACTGCGCGAAGGTCAAGTGCGTGGCGCTGACGTTCGACGACGGGCCGGGGCCGTACACGGGCAGGCTGCTCGACCTGCTGAAGGAGGGGCGGGCGCGGGCCACGTTCTTCACCGTGGGCAGCAACGCGATGGCACAGCCGGCGCTGCTGCGGCGGATGAGCGTGGAGGGCCATCTCGTCGGGAACCACACCTGGGCCCATAGGGACCTGTCGAAACAGGGCAGCAGCAAAATCACCGAGACCCTCGCCAAGACCGGGGACGCGGTGTCGGCGATCATCGGGCAGACGCCGAAGCTGGTGCGGCCGCCGTACGGGGCGGTGAGCCAGCAGGTGGGCAACGTCGCCCGCGAGATGGGGTTGTCCCTGGTCACCTGGGACGTCGACGCGAACGACCAGAACGGCGGCAAGGCGAAAGACATCGCCGACCGGACCGTGCGTGAAGCGCATCCAGGTGCGATCATTCTCATGCACGACATTCATCGGGAAACCGTGGATGCGGTTCCGGACATCCTCAAAAGGTTGCGCGGGAAGGGTTACAGCTTCGTCACCGTTCCTGAGTTGTACGGCTCTGCGGGGATGCAGGCCGGACGCCTGTACAGGTCAGGGAACGAGCTGCCGGGTAAGCAGCCCCTGACGTAG
- a CDS encoding putative leader peptide, with product MTRTVLFARLHVDLCRLASGLCRRSRTSP from the coding sequence GTGACCCGAACCGTCCTGTTCGCCCGCCTGCATGTAGACCTCTGCAGGCTCGCGTCCGGACTGTGTCGTCGTTCTCGCACCTCACCCTGA